In the genome of Rhopalosiphum padi isolate XX-2018 chromosome 1, ASM2088224v1, whole genome shotgun sequence, the window ataggtattagataatattaatttttttatgcattataattgacatttaatattattaatattatatacgtttttttatttatatattattgatatttcaaaCTAATTTACTTAGTAGCATGGGAAGATTAGGAAGTccataatttaacaatataagtataaatataggttttttttcgGGGACTAAATTTCCGGGGTTATTTATTAGGCAAATCAATATTTTGGCACttggtgataaaaaaatattttggaaaatatatcattttgacagagtataaaaaaaagaagttagTGTCGTTTTTTGTAAGATGTCTGATCTATTTTGAACAGTTTTGACTTTTGGGTGTATAATAAACCCTTTggctattttatatttgtgccGCTAAATGCACAACATTAGGATCATAGGCGTAAATTTGCCTTGTTAGAATAGAAGgggctaaaattataaatatagaacaGGCTTGGGGAGGGCTTCGACCCCGCACCCTctacatataaattttacaattttattgttacatttattatataaaattaaaaaacttcaaaattatttatttaacagcgtataatacataactttttatcgttGTCGTTATAAAGTATTAACGTATAGCTCAATCACTTTAAGACTTaagtttattacaaatttacaatacaaaatgtatacataaagcttaaatattcacataatacatacctatcaACTATCGAATATCCTGATAgggaattatgttttatattttataatttttataataaataaccttaaatttcttaaaaacttTCCCTCGCTCCAATTTACGCCTATGATTAGGATATCGTTAATAAATATCGAAATTTGATAGATTTTTCAAATAGATTCATTAGTACTAAGTACTAActacttatataggtaataggtatcgTCCGTGCTGTCTATACTGGCTCAGTTCGCAAATGTCGATGCCGATATTGTCACTAGCACTATTGGTATAAATATGTTTCTCAAATACAGTACTTGAACGTTGAGCTCAATAGCTTTCAAAAGCAAACGGAGGTCGGAGAGTGAATCTGCCCCCTACACCATCAAACTATACACAAAGATCATAGAAAAGTACAAATTTATctatgatacaatttaaaataataaattaataacacattaatgatttatatattataaaaataatcaaacaaatataaacatacaacaGTTATTCAGTTATACCTATTTTCAGTTAAATCAAAGCTATAAAATATAGCTCAAATATGGCTGATGCTAATTtagttatgttaaaaatttgaatacagttatagttatataacataACTTTACAGTTTACTATACAAACtatacaagaataaaataaatattgtataaattcaaaatttttagttatGAACTATTGAGAGTCAGTTAGTATTCTGTATTTATATTGGTAGTTTctcgtatgtataatttaaacataataaacacaAAGTCACAAACAGTTAAAATAGTCTTAacatttattcgaataattcaCGTAAAATATACggtgaattaaatttacaaaatatacaatacggTTGTTATTAGTTGTCATTGTAAACTGTTGCGTAGTGAAGAATTCAATAAGGCTGTTGAGGGCCTGAGATATATAAATGAAATCGATTTATtggtataggtacaataatatacaatatacaatataagtactagtaaattaaaatattgacataatTTTGATgctcaaaaactaataatttaataaataaataaaatacatttagaattattgtatctatctatattagataaaactttaatattaaaatatctcaaTAAAAGCTTGAGATGGCCGAGGGAGAGCTAAGCCCTCTTGACTCCTGAGGCCCCCTTATTCACGCCCACGCACCATGGGTTTTTTCCAGTGAAAAACAGTTTTTGctgtttaacattaatattgtgAGTCAGAGAAAACACTTTAGGTAACGCTATCTTTTGACTAATATGACAAGTTTTCGTCCCGATCACTTGCGCCGTCGCTACGTTGGCTACACTGCTGAATCGAAAACAGTGATAATCAATCGCACAAACAGTACAAATCGTAAACAAGTAAACAACCGGGTCCGGTTCGAGACGTCGAGCTCAAAGTTTCGAACGATTGTTACtttgttaatgttattatattgctgctattaattttgcatatttcatGTCATTCGTTTGAGTCTAAACTTTATGGGACGACGGACTTCTCTGTAGTTGACGATAAACTGCGACCCTACCAAAAATGGCACTCCGGACGTACGGCGACAAGCCGATCAGTTTTCAAGTGGAAGAGAATGGGGAATACTATTGTATTGGATCCGAGGTGAGACTACAATCTTTCAAAGTTGACCGTTTAAAATCACGAActtgctattatatttttattatttattttgtttatttttgcatTTCAGGTCGGCAATTACTTACGACTGTTCCGCGGTTCATTGTACAAACGGTATCCGGGAATGTTTCGCAGAACCATTACAAATGATGAGAGGAAACGTTTAATCGATTTaggtaagtaattattttttacttaatgatATTATGGTATTTCACTCTTTTCAcccaatataattaaaattatcttaccacttgtattatacattattatgcacttcccaatagtatattattgtgattgttggttaaattatacattactatttataaattacaataatagtcaTGTCATTTTTAAGGTTTAAGTGCTCATTGTTTGGCTTCGAGTGTGTCACTCTTAAGAGCATCTGAAGTTGAAGATATTATTGATGGTAATGATGAACGTTACAAAGCCGTATCTGTAACTTCAACTGAACCATTAATTACAAGGTAATAATAAGTATCAGTATTGaatctaaatttgaattaatatgttTGAGCTAAAGGGTTCATTTaagatatcttaaaatataaatgtaacaccgggattaaaaatcattatacctagtatattatgcaattttatttaataaaatgtaatttctttttgaaaaattttacattatttaaaagctgaaaataaaataacagttttataaatatataaataacatttcatttttttaatcaaaaacaaattgttgataaatttaaaatacagtacaatattttaaatactaaacaatTATAGAATatctaattagtaataaaaataaatgtctcaattcaaaattaatacattatggaAGCACATAACACATAAAAGTACAGCGTCGTCATTAATTTCAAAGACGACATGATTTACCCCTGTCTGATTTTAAAAACAGCCCATGTTTTTGGGTCTGTTATTAATAATGACAAATCatgactatttattttatacaatttaaaaaaatattatattgtatagaaactgagaaattattatcacagcaataaataaaatgtagtattttTGTTGTGTCAAAAATGCcttgtatttatgtatgatatagtttttgtataatttttttgaactgtataatgaaataaaaagttGGAAACATTTTTGTGACCGAAATGAACAggcttttaaaattacatgttttgataaaaacttTTCCCTcctattaaaaattagaaagaTGCTACTGCATAGGCAtcataaaagaataattattagtattataataatgctttaaaaacctattcttcataaatatttaaacgataaattctAGTTACCAgttaacattaatacattattatatatcttgaaatttatatctaaaaagtaaaaattaaatttattttatgtttatagagaATCTAAAGGGAAAAAATCAGTTCCTTGGGTTCCATCATTACCAAACAGTTCACATTTGGATGCTGTTCCTCAGGCTACACCCATTAACCGTAACaggattatacaaaaaaaagtcaGGACTTTCCCATTATGGTgagtattttactaaatattagttaatatgaTGTTTAGTAatcaataattcattttagctATGATGATACTGATCCTGCAAACATTCACGAGAATGCCAACTTTTCAGAATTGTTGGTTCCAATCAGACTCGATATGGAAATTGAAGGACAAAAATTGAGAGATACATTTACTTGGAATAAAAATGGtataagaattaattaaattgttttcgttATTAATAGGCACACAATTTAAACTAATACTCCTTTTTCAGAAAGTTTAATAACACCAGAGCAGTTTGCTGAAGTGCTATGTGATGATTTAGATTTAAATCCTTTACCATTTGTACCAGCCATCGCACAATCTATACGTCAGCAAATTGAagcatttaataatgataatattttagatgaaCAACATGACCAAAGAGTTATTattaaggtaaataatattatttatatttatttttagttttaatcacATAAGTGGAATGCTTATAGAGTTTTTTCTGTGTTACAGTTAAACATTCATGTAGGTAATACATCATTAGTGGATCAAGTTGAATGGGATATGGGTGAAAAAGATAATTCGCCTGAACAGTTTGCTATGAAACTATGTGCTGAACTAGGTCTGGGCGGAGAATTTGTAACTGCCATTGCATACTCTATCCGGGGGCAATTGAGCTGGCATCAACGTACCTATGCTTTCAGGTAAATCtttgtaaattatactatttgatCTGAtatgtgttaataaaattatattttgttagtgaGGCACCATTGTCAGTCGTTGAAACTCCTTTTAGACCTCCATCAGATGCTGATCAGTGGAGTCCATTCCTGGAGACATTGACTGATGCAGAAATGGAAAAGAAGATTAGAGATCAAGACAGGAACACTAGGCAAGAAcctaataattacttaatttttatttttcagctaAACAACTAATTACTCAATGTTAATaccaaaaattgtatatattccaGGCGAATGCGACGACTGGCCAACACCACACCAGGATGGTAATAAGatcattattaagtattttaaatagtaagtaATAAGAAAATTTCCCCAACATGATACTAACATAAGTGGCGTATGACAATTGTGTCTGGAGTTACATAGCGTTTGGATTTTTGTACGAGTCGTGTGATTGTGTTACAAGTGCACACTAAATTTAATTCTaagcaattataaaaaatatcgttatatttttaatgtttttactttgaaaacaaaaattcttttctattgttatatatttgtaataattaattttgaaatttgtactgttaacaatttaaaaaaaattctttagttttacattatttactagatgatgatttttaagtagtatttacaaaatattcagaTTAAGTTTATAACACTTGTAAGTATGAAACACActggaatttatttatttacttttactatactctacttatttttattattttattgttattttgaaatGATATTCATTGTTTGAGGAAAGActgaataattgttttcatttcattttttattttaagtaatgcTATTTATgggtattagaaaaaaaatttatttcgtTGAAAACTGCTATTGTTTTTTGGATAAAACTATGAAGTTTAATTTTCttgttgttaaaaaattttcatttaagtcTTGACAAGTTATAATTAAGCTTTTActaaaattttggtttttttattatttatgttatctgTCAATAAAgtgtaatttatgattttatctaTGCTTAAGTGTCGTGTCATTTTGATTTGGcacataatcatttattaaattttaatgctgTTATTgcaagtttaaaacaaaaatatattttttaacattataataataataaaaaaaaaaggttgctAATTTGATTGCTTCTCAAACATTTTTTCTGGTACTTAAAACAGGGCACTATGAACAAAAGGATTTTGCATACGCCACTGTTTTCTTCTTCATAACAATACTTTTGATGTGTATTTAGAAGGATTTTTCAGAGTTAATAATACCAAATTAATCTTTTCcatgcatatatattatgtcaaataaCACATTTTACTGCTTAACATTTCAcgcattaatttttgtttaggaTAACACgtcttgaaaaaatatatatatgtacatatattaaaatgagtatttaatcttacaatataatgtttgtttacagtatataatattatcacacgtaataacaaaaaaaagttgttttcttcttataactatttaaaattaaaaaataatacatttaaaacttataatttatattaattattatttgttttttttccaatgttATTTATCTGACAGTAAGTTAACTCGCCTACCGTGAGTCCCAACACAGATCAAGGTCCCATCAAAGCTCCATGTTAACATCTTCAAAAGCAATACAACTGcaacatttttgtattaaaaaaaaaattattatacgtattacattatataaagaaaaacctagaataataaataatttttataatttattttaaattgtatttgtgtagtcagtacaaatataacaatttacttCAGAACTttggtattaaaatatcattaatttgatagtggctttataattttataattattgtaattctattttttattataatggtaaCTTATTGTAAAAAGTGTATCATCAAACTAACAACTATTTTATGTTGTATGTTTTGACAatgtaattgaattttaaatagaaaaaaaatgaactattaaatttgtttgttttttttgcaCATACTTTTCAATGAAtgtaaagaaaaatgtaaaatatttattgaaacatcagacttttaatgtgtttaattattgttaaacctACTTATTTTCTTCGATTAACATTTCTTTGTCGTTAATTTCGTTTTCTTCTTCATCCGTGATCTCAGTTATCACGACGGTTGATTTGGGTTCCTGGTAGTTAGGAAATGAACGGACAAATTCCATTAGAGGCTTTTTAGTCCATACTACAACTGCGTTGGTTGGTCTttctctaaaatattaaaacaaacatattttgttaacaaaaattaatataattgttataaatatatctacataCACATTGAGCAGTGGTTGAGGTATGATGGAATCAATTTTGTGAAGTTTACGCAATTCTTCACACATAACTAATGTGGTCTGAGAATCTGTTTTAGCAGTTTCAGGAATGTTGATAGTCTCTATGGGACTAGGATTCTCCAAGgtctaaaagaaataaaatgttcaataattcaCATAACAGAACTCAAACAACTACTCACATCCATTTCACTGACGGCACTGCTGACACAGTAATTATGAGGTTTGAATTCACTGCTAATGTGCATGTCTCGTAAACTAGCGGATACTTTTTCTTCGGTGATGCGCATTTTGGGTGGCTGTGTAAGTCTGAAAAAAAGCCATCATACTTTGTAATTTTGAGCATATTGTGTGCAAGATTTATAAAAGTACACGAGTTGTTGTCATATGATAAACAATGTTTAACCTAATCAATAACTAGTGAGTATTCTTGTCAATAGCAATGGTTTTAATGCCTCGAATggatatcaaaaatttaataaaatatttactcagCATCCAAATCGATTTTGCGTTTTGGCACGGATCCAAAATTGCTGGGATGGTACGTGGAGGTATTTAAAGGCAGTGGATTACACGATCCCGTAAACCTAAAACGAAAAGAAATAGAATATAGAATGAAGTCTGCGGCTAGATGACATCAGGTCATCTCTACAATAAGTTGTATAATGATGATTACACACTTCATGACGTGCGTGCTGTTGGTGTTAGCCCAGCTATATGCGGGTGGCGTGATGGACGAGAACGTGTACGGGAAATGTTGGTAGTCAGGCGTGAAAGTGGTGTAACTGGGCGGCTGTTGAATGCCGAACTGCAGTCCGAATGGGACGTTGCAAGCCGGCGGTGGTGGCGTCGGGATGGAACTGGCGGCAGCCTGATTATTGACCATCGAGTCGGAAGACGGGTACCCACGTTTAAACATGTCGGCCGGGACCGTCACCAGACCTAAGAGAGTTTGTGGCGGCAGTAGATAAGGGGCGAAACGCGATTCGCGGCAGTGGCGACGATACTTGACGATCGGCAACTGTCCAGACGGCGGCAATCGGATGGGGAAGATAGCCTTTTCAGAAATCACCGTCGTCGTATTCTTCGACTTTGCCGTTGTAACTGTCGTCGACACAAATTCGATGTTCACATCCGTCGACAACAATTAGCAGCTGTTTCCGTCGATGTCCAGCATACAAGACGTTTCGTCGTCCGAAATCCAGTCGAGAGCGACACTAGACACATTAAATCTCTGTTGGACGTCGATTGATGGAATTTAACAGTAGTGTTCCAGAAAATCAGTAAGAGTAGAAAATAAAGCGaagtaatttataacattaaaataatttataacgaaaACCGATAATTTTGTGTTTACCAAAACCCGCgtcgtattgtaatatttttgatctCGAATGTGTCGCAATGACATCAGTTATCACTTGAGTTATCAACCGTTTATTGTTTCTATGGAGTGTTGTACCTATGGGTATGTCAAAACGGGTTACAGCATTGCCGCGGCTTCGGCGTTACCTCCATGGCAGATTTCTGGGAGTTTCTAGAAGTTTCTCTAGGCGCGAAACCTGGTTTTTCTAGAAATTTCTCAACGCTCTTTCTACAaggtacttataacttatattttatattttttaatatgtgaaATTAGATGATTTTCTTGGGCAAtccaaaatatatcaaaataaataatgattcagCATATTTTTACGGAGGTAACGAGAGCAAACGATTTGTCGACTTTTTACTGTTACCTACGAGTCTACGACATGTTAATGACATTTATGTTCATCACCAATACAATTCGTAAAGACATttgtattgaaaatgtattaaccaAGGTACTATAAACACTAAACTATtacaaaagttatattataataatagaaggaAAAATTTAGGTtggtaaacattaaacaatcttaacttaaatacttaaagttatcgctaaaacaatttttggaaaaccGTCTTATTTCGGTACCTCCACAAAAattgtacttacctattattgTTCTCaactgaaaaatttaatttaatttttctttatttggaCATTGCTCACATACCCATATACGAGTATAGTATATTGATGAAATAGatgaataagtaaaattataggATTAAAAATTGATACAATAAAAAGATTTGTAAAGACTAATTTAGAAattaagtaatagtaataaaaataataaacaaaaaataaatataggtaaataaattatatttagatttgttatatttttgaagtggattaatcgataaaataaatttatacctaACCATTTATCATCATGCAGCGATTTTGAATTCTGAAATCACTTTTTATACCTACCATCAAAAATGCTTCAATATACACGGGCGATTGTAAACTCCAACAAAACGTATTTTTGACCTGAAAACACGTAAACTTCACCGATGGTAAAATCCAcagattaaaactatttttagtatagCTATAGCTATGTGTATACATATCGTTCATTGACCGCAGATAATATCATATCgcgatatataggtacctaaataacaTGCATACTGTttagtatttaacattatttttaaaattattactttttattaattttgattttacgtaagattttatatttttaaacaacaacGGCAACGTTGCATGCAAAACTGGCGCATTTGGGCTATAAATCGGGatgttaagttttttattttgggcGCAAATGTCTATAACCCTCGGGGCGCAAATGGGCTGCTCTTGGGCGCAAATGGGCTACAGCCTAAGAATTTgtgttaaataggaaaatgataaaaatgtaactcagttgtaataaataggtggataattaagctagctttaacataaaatattaatgagagagatccgatatcacacccaagcggtataacgatttgaatccacaaaaacgtcggcgtgaacaacttttctccaaaactattatagctaaaaagttggttgatagctcattaaaaagggattatcaattaggtagatacaaaatgtgagattaaaagttttcaaaaaaaattatttaatttttcagttaaaaaatagttagtttttgctagattttcatttagcgtggtaGATTACTGAAACTGAagaacggattttgttatttggagtcttgttagattcacattggctagaagcagtgctgtgaagattttcagaactttatctcaGTACAAAGCTAaaaagctgaaaaacataaaaaaacgcccaataaaatgtgtttcaatttttttggaaGCTTTGtagtaaattaactataaaagataaagttctgaaaatctttactgtacttctcctagccaatgtgaatctaacaagacacCAAACAATAAAATCCACTCTCCGGTTTTGGAGATCTATCTcacaaatgaaaatgaaaataaaatacataatacatttattgcatacaattaataaatttctaaaaatttaaaatcaagaaagtttacatgccgatCTCTATCTTGACAAAgcgttttttgttttgttgttgtttttgattttcaataactcaagttaaaattatttagctcCCCCATTAAAAAATCCTGGTTACGCCTCTGCTCAGGGGAACCATTATCCACCCAAAGCATGTGTTTTGGTCGCAGCACTTGGACATAGTATTCGGCGccatatataggtagatatttaCGGGAACGGGAAgaactcaatatattataatatctactattattagtgaagtaaaatataattacggtTAAATTTAACGAGGCGAGATTATGAATGTCATACAAACTGTTTGGACTTAACATGAAgtagaaataaatgtatacaaaatattaaatttaaactaaaatgaacaaatattaattactgtGCGTGTGTAAGTAATATACATTTGATTTGAATCAAGTCTTAAGTAATATTTGTAGCtcagctaattttttttttcaatacaatcTGTTGATTTCAAACTGTGggtgtattaaatacaaaaaaccaAAAGTATGTACAATGTATGTAGTAGTATAGTCACGATTTTCCCCTtgccataaattaattttaccataaaGATTTAGAAtttgatattgaatattaatttatcaaataaaaagcaATTAGATTACTTCATGAAaactttatttgttatatttacattaacaaATGTAATTCTTTTTAGCGACCATgcataaaacacataataattataacaattctGGGCGAGCAATACCTCGTTATTAGGTTGGCCActgtaatatcatataaaacagAACCATGTTTTGTGGTAATAGATGTGTTCAATTTGAATTG includes:
- the LOC132931765 gene encoding SWI/SNF-related matrix-associated actin-dependent regulator of chromatin subfamily B member 1 isoform X2, which produces MALRTYGDKPISFQVEENGEYYCIGSEVGNYLRLFRGSLYKRYPGMFRRTITNDERKRLIDLGLSAHCLASSVSLLRASEVEDIIDGNDERYKAVSVTSTEPLITRESKGKKSVPWVPSLPNSSHLDAVPQATPINRNRIIQKKVRTFPLCYDDTDPANIHENANFSELLVPIRLDMEIEGQKLRDTFTWNKNESLITPEQFAEVLCDDLDLNPLPFVPAIAQSIRQQIEAFNNDNILDEQHDQRVIIKLNIHVGNTSLVDQVEWDMGEKDNSPEQFAMKLCAELGLGGEFVTAIAYSIRGQLSWHQRTYAFSEAPLSVVETPFRPPSDADQWSPFLETLTDAEMEKKIRDQDRNTRRMRRLANTTPGW
- the LOC132931765 gene encoding SWI/SNF-related matrix-associated actin-dependent regulator of chromatin subfamily B member 1-A isoform X1, coding for MALRTYGDKPISFQVEENGEYYCIGSEVGNYLRLFRGSLYKRYPGMFRRTITNDERKRLIDLGLSAHCLASSVSLLRASEVEDIIDGNDERYKAVSVTSTEPLITRESKGKKSVPWVPSLPNSSHLDAVPQATPINRNRIIQKKVRTFPLCYDDTDPANIHENANFSELLVPIRLDMEIEGQKLRDTFTWNKNESLITPEQFAEVLCDDLDLNPLPFVPAIAQSIRQQIEAFNNDNILDEQHDQRVIIKLNIHVGNTSLVDQVEWDMGEKDNSPEQFAMKLCAELGLGGEFVTAIAYSIRGQLSWHQRTYAFSEAPLSVVETPFRPPSDADQWSPFLETLTDAEMEKKIRDQDRNTRRMRRLANTTPGCKLTRLP
- the LOC132931766 gene encoding uncharacterized protein LOC132931766, yielding MFKRGYPSSDSMVNNQAAASSIPTPPPPACNVPFGLQFGIQQPPSYTTFTPDYQHFPYTFSSITPPAYSWANTNSTHVMKFTGSCNPLPLNTSTYHPSNFGSVPKRKIDLDAELTQPPKMRITEEKVSASLRDMHISSEFKPHNYCVSSAVSEMDTLENPSPIETINIPETAKTDSQTTLVMCEELRKLHKIDSIIPQPLLNVERPTNAVVVWTKKPLMEFVRSFPNYQEPKSTVVITEITDEEENEINDKEMLIEENNCIAFEDVNMEL